Proteins encoded together in one Gemmatimonadetes bacterium T265 window:
- a CDS encoding 1-acyl-sn-glycerol-3-phosphate acyltransferase, which produces MRTLAAALTLAVLTTVLGSIVLLARLFGVPDGPGTIYERAPRWWAKAVLAVSGITVVMHGAERARTGEPRIFACNHVSWYDVLVLVAHLPRYSFVAKAELFRVPVFGAAARAVGTIPIDRENRAAAFQSYDEAAARIRDGRSVVVFPEGTRGATYALRAFKKGPFVLAIAAGVPVVPTLLHGTLEALPRGSLWLRAARVDVHLLEPVETAGLGYDAREALSGRVHDRLAAELRDVYGVPAVA; this is translated from the coding sequence ATGCGCACCCTGGCCGCCGCCCTCACGCTCGCCGTCCTGACCACCGTGCTCGGCTCGATCGTGTTGTTGGCGCGGCTCTTCGGCGTGCCCGACGGGCCGGGGACGATCTACGAGCGCGCGCCGCGCTGGTGGGCGAAGGCCGTGCTCGCGGTCTCGGGGATCACCGTCGTCATGCACGGCGCCGAGCGCGCGCGCACCGGCGAGCCGCGGATCTTCGCGTGCAACCACGTCAGCTGGTACGACGTCCTCGTGCTCGTCGCGCACCTGCCGCGGTACTCGTTCGTCGCGAAGGCGGAGCTGTTCCGCGTGCCCGTCTTCGGCGCGGCCGCGCGCGCGGTCGGCACGATCCCGATCGACCGGGAGAACCGCGCGGCGGCGTTCCAGTCGTACGACGAGGCCGCGGCCCGGATCCGCGACGGCCGCAGCGTGGTCGTGTTCCCGGAGGGCACGCGCGGCGCGACCTACGCGCTACGCGCGTTCAAGAAGGGGCCGTTCGTGCTCGCGATTGCGGCCGGGGTCCCCGTCGTACCCACGCTGCTGCACGGCACGCTCGAAGCACTCCCGCGCGGCTCACTGTGGCTCCGCGCGGCGCGCGTCGACGTCCACCTGCTCGAACCCGTCGAGACGGCGGGCCTCGGGTACGACGCGCGCGAGGCACTGAGCGGGCGCGTCCACGACCGGCTCGCGGCCGAGCTCCGCGACGTGTACGGCGTGCCCGCCGTTGCCTAA
- the thiL gene encoding thiamine-monophosphate kinase → MTDGPLHTRVGPGREFDAIRTLLARWGDRARGVGDDAAVLDVSPGARLVVSTDASVEGVHFRRAWFTPAEIGWRAAASALSDLAAMAARPLGVLLAASVPADWRDALPDIGDGIGEAAAAAGCPIVGGDLTAGRDLALTITVLGEAVRPVTRDGARPGDGLYVTGRLGGPRRALDALLRGETPLAADRERFARPSARIAEARWLAEHGARAMIDVSDGLLADAGHVAAASRCRLVLDPAAVPRVHGASVEDALAGGEEYELLCASAVALEVDAFAHAYGLPLTRVGDVLGRETGGEPVALRGAARVDLPAGHDHFTR, encoded by the coding sequence GTGACCGACGGTCCGCTCCACACGCGGGTCGGACCCGGGCGTGAGTTCGATGCGATCCGCACCTTACTCGCGCGCTGGGGCGACCGCGCCCGCGGCGTCGGGGACGACGCGGCCGTGCTCGACGTCTCGCCCGGCGCGCGGCTCGTCGTGAGCACCGACGCGTCGGTCGAAGGCGTGCACTTCCGGCGCGCCTGGTTCACCCCGGCCGAGATCGGCTGGCGCGCGGCCGCGAGTGCGCTCAGCGACCTCGCCGCGATGGCGGCGCGGCCGTTGGGCGTGCTGCTCGCGGCCAGCGTGCCCGCGGACTGGCGCGACGCCTTGCCAGATATTGGCGACGGGATCGGCGAGGCCGCCGCCGCCGCAGGCTGTCCGATCGTCGGCGGTGATCTCACGGCCGGGCGGGATCTTGCGCTCACGATCACGGTCCTCGGCGAGGCGGTGCGTCCCGTGACGCGCGACGGCGCGCGCCCAGGCGACGGCCTGTACGTCACCGGGCGGCTTGGTGGGCCGCGGCGCGCGCTCGACGCGCTGCTGCGCGGCGAGACGCCCCTCGCCGCGGATCGGGAGCGCTTCGCGCGCCCATCCGCCCGCATCGCGGAGGCGCGCTGGCTCGCCGAGCACGGCGCCCGCGCGATGATCGACGTTTCCGACGGGCTACTGGCCGATGCAGGGCACGTCGCCGCCGCCAGCCGGTGCCGGCTCGTGCTGGACCCGGCGGCCGTCCCGCGCGTGCACGGCGCGTCAGTCGAGGACGCGTTGGCAGGCGGTGAGGAGTACGAACTGCTCTGCGCCTCCGCCGTCGCGCTCGAGGTCGACGCGTTCGCGCACGCGTACGGGTTGCCCCTCACGCGCGTCGGCGACGTACTCGGCCGTGAGACGGGCGGCGAGCCGGTCGCGCTGCGGGGCGCGGCGCGCGTTGACCTCCCCGCCGGGCACGACCACTTTACGCGCTGA
- a CDS encoding bifunctional NAD(P)H-hydrate repair enzyme — MGAPAVRVTTATEAAAADAATIAAGVPSRALMQRAGAAAAAEIVRRYAALLGAGVAVHAGPGNNGGDAWVVARALRRYGVRVGVTQWGAPAPTTDDARYEHDRARDAGDVPAPTGAERVVVDGVLGTGARAPARDYAEAYAAELARARDAAAPNARRVVVALDVPTGLDATTGAAIGTAVRADLTLVFGTLKRGLLVDRDAAGEIAVLDIGLDDVAFAPPGRASLPTLVTADAFSADVLRSFPADAHKGVRGKVAVVGGAAGMAGAAALASDAALRSGAGMVRAVVAPESVPILQNGLHAAMATAWPAPDDADTLQHAVLDWADAILLGPGLGRSDAAAALLERVLSAWRGPVVVDADALNHYAGRLGALGALLAGRPALLTPHPLELARLLGTTVDDVLARRFEIAGEAARTAHAAVLLKGVPTVVSDGAATLVSATGTPTLGTAGSGDVLGGIAAALLAHTPVDETALLRGAAAAWTHGRAGELATALRGGVRGATLADVLDALRDAWPRDGTAESRAPYPVIAELPRVVG, encoded by the coding sequence GTGGGCGCGCCCGCGGTCCGCGTTACCACCGCGACCGAAGCCGCGGCCGCTGACGCGGCCACGATCGCCGCCGGCGTCCCCTCGCGCGCCCTGATGCAGCGCGCGGGCGCGGCGGCCGCCGCCGAGATCGTCCGCCGCTACGCGGCGCTGCTCGGCGCCGGCGTCGCGGTCCACGCGGGCCCGGGCAACAACGGCGGCGACGCATGGGTCGTCGCCCGCGCGCTGCGCCGCTACGGCGTGCGCGTCGGGGTGACGCAGTGGGGCGCCCCGGCGCCGACCACCGACGACGCGCGCTACGAGCACGACCGCGCGCGCGACGCGGGCGACGTCCCCGCGCCGACCGGCGCCGAACGCGTCGTCGTCGACGGCGTGCTCGGCACCGGCGCCCGCGCGCCCGCGCGCGACTACGCCGAGGCGTACGCGGCGGAGCTGGCGCGCGCCCGCGACGCGGCAGCGCCTAACGCGCGCCGGGTGGTCGTCGCGCTCGACGTCCCGACCGGCCTCGACGCGACCACCGGCGCGGCGATCGGGACCGCCGTCCGCGCCGACCTGACGCTCGTCTTCGGGACGCTCAAACGCGGCCTCCTCGTCGACCGCGACGCGGCCGGCGAGATCGCCGTCCTCGACATCGGGCTCGACGACGTCGCGTTCGCCCCGCCGGGCCGCGCGTCGCTCCCGACGCTCGTCACAGCGGACGCGTTCAGCGCCGACGTGCTCCGCAGCTTCCCCGCCGATGCGCACAAGGGCGTTCGCGGCAAGGTCGCCGTCGTCGGCGGCGCGGCGGGGATGGCCGGCGCGGCGGCGCTCGCCTCCGATGCCGCGCTCCGCAGCGGGGCGGGGATGGTCCGCGCCGTCGTCGCGCCCGAAAGCGTGCCGATCCTCCAGAACGGCCTGCACGCCGCGATGGCGACCGCGTGGCCCGCGCCGGACGACGCGGACACGCTGCAGCATGCCGTGCTCGACTGGGCCGACGCGATCCTCCTCGGCCCCGGACTAGGCCGGTCCGACGCCGCGGCGGCGCTGCTCGAGCGCGTGCTCTCCGCCTGGCGCGGCCCGGTCGTGGTCGACGCGGACGCGCTCAACCACTACGCCGGCCGGCTCGGTGCGTTAGGCGCGCTGCTCGCCGGGCGACCCGCGCTCCTCACGCCACACCCGCTGGAGCTCGCGCGCCTGCTCGGCACGACGGTCGACGACGTCCTCGCGCGCCGCTTCGAAATCGCCGGCGAGGCCGCCCGCACCGCGCACGCGGCGGTCCTGCTCAAGGGCGTGCCCACCGTGGTGAGCGACGGTGCGGCGACGCTCGTGAGCGCGACGGGCACCCCCACGCTTGGCACCGCGGGCAGCGGCGACGTGCTCGGCGGCATCGCGGCGGCGCTGCTCGCCCACACGCCCGTGGACGAGACGGCGCTCCTGCGCGGCGCCGCGGCCGCCTGGACCCACGGCCGCGCGGGCGAGCTCGCGACGGCCCTCCGCGGCGGGGTGCGCGGCGCCACGCTGGCCGACGTGCTCGACGCACTCCGCGACGCGTGGCCGCGCGACGGTACCGCGGAGTCGCGCGCCCCGTACCCCGTCATCGCCGAGCTGCCGCGGGTCGTGGGCTGA
- the eno gene encoding enolase, with protein MPTIIDVRAREILDSRGNPTIEVDVTLDSGAAGRAAVPSGASTGEHEALELRDADAKRYGGKGVEHAVRNVEEQIAPAVRGHEVTDQIGLDRLMLELDGTENKGKLGANAILGVSMAAARAAANELEQPLFRYLGGPMARLLPVPLMNILNGGAHATNTVDFQEFMIVPHGAETFADALRMGAEVFQSLKKVLVGRKLATGVGDEGGFAPDLKSDEEAITVILEAIEKAGYQAGTQVALALDCAASELFKNGTYTFKKSGAGSRDAEGMIELYTSWIDKYPIVSIEDGLAEDDWDGWAKLTAALGDRVQLVGDDIFVTNSARLARGIEEDVGNSILVKVNQIGTLTETLEAIELARASGYSSIISHRSGETEDTFIADLAVATNAGQIKTGSASRSDRIAKYNQLLRIEEQLGESAEFAAGGPFGL; from the coding sequence ATGCCGACCATCATCGACGTCCGCGCGCGCGAAATCCTCGACAGCCGCGGCAACCCCACCATCGAGGTCGACGTGACGCTCGACAGCGGGGCGGCGGGGCGCGCCGCGGTCCCGAGCGGCGCTTCGACCGGCGAGCACGAGGCACTCGAGCTCCGCGACGCCGACGCCAAGCGCTACGGCGGCAAGGGCGTCGAGCACGCCGTCCGCAACGTGGAGGAGCAGATCGCCCCGGCCGTGCGCGGTCACGAGGTCACCGACCAGATCGGCCTCGACCGCCTCATGCTCGAACTCGACGGGACGGAGAACAAGGGCAAGCTCGGCGCGAACGCGATCCTAGGCGTCTCGATGGCCGCCGCGCGCGCGGCCGCGAACGAGCTCGAACAGCCGCTGTTCCGCTACCTCGGCGGCCCGATGGCGCGCCTACTGCCGGTGCCGCTGATGAACATCCTGAACGGCGGAGCGCACGCGACCAACACGGTCGACTTCCAAGAGTTCATGATCGTCCCGCACGGCGCGGAGACGTTCGCGGACGCGCTGCGGATGGGCGCCGAGGTGTTCCAGTCGCTGAAAAAGGTGCTCGTCGGCCGGAAGCTCGCGACCGGGGTCGGTGACGAGGGCGGCTTCGCGCCGGACCTCAAGAGCGACGAGGAGGCGATCACGGTCATCCTCGAAGCGATCGAGAAGGCGGGGTACCAGGCGGGCACGCAGGTCGCCCTCGCGCTCGACTGCGCCGCGAGCGAGCTGTTCAAGAACGGCACGTACACGTTCAAGAAGAGCGGCGCCGGCTCGCGCGACGCGGAGGGCATGATCGAGCTCTACACGTCGTGGATCGACAAGTACCCGATCGTCTCGATCGAGGACGGGCTCGCGGAGGACGATTGGGACGGGTGGGCGAAGCTGACGGCCGCCCTCGGCGACCGCGTGCAGCTCGTCGGCGACGACATCTTCGTCACCAACTCGGCCCGCCTCGCGCGCGGCATCGAGGAGGACGTCGGGAACTCGATCCTCGTCAAGGTGAACCAGATCGGCACGCTCACCGAGACGCTCGAGGCGATCGAGCTCGCGCGCGCGTCGGGCTACTCGTCGATCATCTCCCACCGCTCGGGCGAGACCGAGGACACGTTCATCGCCGACCTCGCGGTCGCGACCAACGCGGGGCAGATCAAGACCGGGTCGGCGTCGCGCTCGGACCGGATCGCGAAGTACAACCAGCTGCTCCGCATCGAGGAGCAGCTCGGCGAATCGGCGGAGTTCGCGGCCGGCGGGCCGTTCGGCCTCTGA